One window of Streptomyces sp. SUK 48 genomic DNA carries:
- a CDS encoding dihydrofolate reductase family protein — MSTMSAERALPESAPYPYVLLSAAVSLDGCLDDTGPERLLLSGPADFDRVDAVRASADALLIGAGTLRADNPRLLVGSAERRAARLARGKPEYPLKVTVTGSGDLDPGARFWHTGGDRLVYTTDRGAARAARLLGGAAEVVALGPELDWRALLGHLRTERGVRRLMVEGGAAVHTQLLQQGLADELHLALAPLIVGDPAAPRLFGPGRYQEGRLRLVESRRIEDVVLARYEPTAPGTGPVPTAADRHWLRTACELAALCPPSETAFSVGAVVVAADGTELARGHSREGTDPVAHAEEAALARTDPADPRLPGATVYSSLEPCARRASRPAPCAELILRAGVRRVVTAWREPDTFVVAADGTGVLTGAGADVVLLPEYEALAQAPNRHLRG, encoded by the coding sequence ATGAGCACGATGAGCGCCGAGCGAGCCCTCCCCGAGTCCGCGCCGTACCCGTACGTGCTGCTGTCCGCCGCCGTCTCCCTCGACGGCTGCCTGGACGACACCGGCCCGGAGCGGCTGCTGCTGTCCGGACCGGCCGACTTCGACCGGGTCGACGCGGTACGGGCCTCCGCCGACGCCCTGCTGATCGGCGCCGGCACCCTGCGCGCCGACAACCCCCGCCTCCTGGTCGGCTCCGCCGAGCGGCGCGCGGCGCGGCTCGCGCGGGGCAAACCGGAGTACCCGCTGAAGGTCACCGTCACGGGCAGTGGCGATCTCGACCCCGGGGCCCGCTTCTGGCACACCGGCGGCGACAGACTCGTCTACACGACCGACCGGGGCGCGGCGCGGGCCGCCCGGCTGCTCGGCGGTGCCGCCGAGGTCGTCGCGCTCGGCCCGGAGCTGGACTGGCGGGCCCTGCTCGGGCATCTGCGCACGGAGCGCGGGGTGCGCCGGCTGATGGTGGAGGGCGGCGCGGCCGTGCACACCCAGCTCCTCCAGCAGGGTCTCGCCGACGAGCTGCACCTGGCCCTCGCCCCGCTGATCGTGGGCGACCCGGCCGCCCCGCGGCTGTTCGGGCCCGGCCGCTACCAGGAGGGGCGGCTGCGGCTCGTCGAGTCCCGCCGGATCGAGGACGTGGTCCTGGCGCGCTACGAGCCCACCGCGCCCGGCACCGGCCCGGTGCCCACCGCCGCCGACCGGCACTGGCTGCGCACCGCCTGCGAGCTGGCCGCGCTGTGCCCGCCCTCGGAGACGGCCTTCAGCGTCGGCGCGGTCGTGGTCGCCGCCGACGGCACCGAGCTGGCCCGCGGCCACTCCCGGGAGGGCACGGACCCGGTGGCGCACGCGGAGGAGGCGGCGCTCGCCAGGACCGACCCCGCCGACCCCCGGCTGCCCGGCGCCACCGTCTACAGCAGCCTGGAGCCCTGCGCCCGCCGCGCCTCCCGGCCCGCGCCCTGCGCCGAGCTGATCCTGCGGGCGGGGGTGCGCCGGGTGGTCACCGCCTGGCGCGAGCCGGACACGTTCGTGGTGGCGGCCGATGGCACGGGAGTGCTGACCGGCGCGGGCGCCGACGTCGTCCTCCTGCCCGAGTACGAGGCCCTGGCCCAGGCCCCGAACCGGCATCTGCGGGGCTGA